The following coding sequences lie in one Panicum virgatum strain AP13 chromosome 6N, P.virgatum_v5, whole genome shotgun sequence genomic window:
- the LOC120678073 gene encoding uncharacterized protein LOC120678073, which yields MEVQCTELVGDELQASELEVTNVNVVASYLNNIEPLNGANFPDRKGKVMTCLAWNDLDLALREDKPAVAAGQTSAALEKWARSDRMALMVMSQTISAGIKGVIPTKDAQGADLSAKAFLAKIEENFKSSSKTYASTLIMKLVAYQYDGKNGIRQHILNMCDMANKPKEMQMRSLKYAAFKINYNTNKTVWSISELINYYVEEEKRLKTVKMKDIVNMVGNLSISGTHKNQHESGSNK from the exons ATGGAggtgcagtgcaccgagctggtCGGTGATGAACTCCAGGCTTCCGAACTGGAAG TGACAAATGTCAATGTTGTGGCCTCCTACCTAAACAACATCGAGCCGCTTAATGGAGCGAATTTTCCTGACCGGAAGGGCAAGGTCATGACATGCTTGGCTTGGAATGATCTAGATCTGGCATTAAGGGAGGATAAGCCTGCTGTTGCTGCAGGACAGACTTCAGCTGCTCTGGAAAAGTGGGCAAGATCAGACCGCATGGCTCTTATGGTCATGTCTCAGACCATCAGTGCTGGCATTAAGGGCGTCATCCCCACCAAGGATGCACAGGGAGCAGATCTGAGTGCTAAGGCCTTTCTGGCAAAGATTGAGGAGAACTTCAAGAGCTCGTCCAAGACTTATGCAAGCACTCTCATCATGAAGTTAGTGGCCTATCAGTATGATGGGAAGAATGGCATCAGGCAGCACATTCTCAACATGTGTGACATGGCCAATAAGCCTAAGGAGATGCAGATGAGATCTCTAAAG TATGCTGCATTTAAGATCAATTACAACACCAACAAGACTGTCTGGTCTATCAGTGAGTTGATCAACTACTAtgttgaagaagaaaaaaggctTAAGACTGTGAAGATGAAGGATATTGTCAACATGGTTGGCAACCTTAGCATTTCAGGCACTCATAAGAATCAGCATGAGTCAGGTAGCAACAAGTAA